A window of Methanolobus sediminis contains these coding sequences:
- the rnfB gene encoding Rnf electron transport complex subunit RnfB has protein sequence MSELVTLLVKATAILGGLGLAVGVMLVVASKKFKVETNPLVDEIVEVLPGANCGACGYAGCADFAERVVNEGAPINGCPVGGFDVAKEIGGIVGQEVAEGEEQYPFVRCNGGLNCVDRFEYVGFEDCKAVMMLSDGEKGCNYGCMGRGTCVRACPFSALSIGEDRLPHVNKNLCTSCGLCIASCPNDILVFAKESEKVHVLCMSHDKGKAVKESCTVGCIGCKICEKSCPEEAIKVTNFLAEIDQEKCTACGLCVEKCPQNTISIR, from the coding sequence ATGAGCGAACTGGTAACTTTACTTGTAAAGGCCACAGCCATCCTTGGAGGTCTTGGACTGGCTGTTGGTGTCATGCTTGTAGTGGCATCTAAGAAATTCAAGGTAGAGACAAATCCTCTGGTTGATGAGATTGTTGAAGTTCTTCCTGGGGCTAACTGTGGTGCCTGTGGTTATGCAGGTTGTGCAGACTTTGCAGAACGTGTTGTCAATGAAGGTGCGCCAATCAACGGTTGTCCAGTAGGTGGTTTTGATGTTGCCAAGGAAATTGGTGGCATTGTTGGACAGGAAGTTGCAGAAGGTGAGGAACAGTATCCATTCGTCAGATGTAACGGTGGCCTTAATTGTGTAGATCGTTTCGAGTATGTTGGCTTTGAAGACTGTAAGGCAGTTATGATGCTGTCAGACGGTGAAAAAGGCTGTAATTACGGATGTATGGGCAGAGGTACCTGTGTACGTGCATGTCCTTTCAGTGCTCTTTCCATTGGTGAGGACCGCCTGCCACATGTAAACAAGAACCTCTGTACAAGCTGTGGACTCTGTATCGCATCATGTCCGAATGACATACTTGTGTTTGCAAAGGAATCTGAAAAGGTACATGTACTCTGTATGTCACACGACAAAGGAAAGGCAGTAAAGGAATCCTGTACCGTTGGTTGTATCGGATGTAAGATATGTGAGAAGAGCTGTCCTGAGGAAGCCATCAAGGTAACTAATTTCCTTGCGGAGATCGATCAGGAGAAATGTACTGCATGTGGATTGTGTGTAGAGAAATGTCCACAGAACACAATTTCAATCAGGTGA
- the rnfG gene encoding Rnf electron transport complex subunit RnfG yields the protein MSESNKETAIIIAKIVIISVVAALLLGLTYMPTSAQLKINEANAKTEILAGLISDAASFDPVYSDALDEEGNPVILYYRALDSSGSIIGYAFFQTQTGAQGMIVVAGAVDSTFSYVFGMDVLSHSETPGLGAKIVNDDFQSQFIDVPLASLSLSKDGGAIDAITGATISSRAVVDALNTKITEIEGAEE from the coding sequence ATGAGTGAATCCAATAAAGAAACCGCTATAATAATCGCAAAAATTGTGATAATATCTGTTGTAGCAGCTCTTTTGTTAGGTCTTACTTATATGCCAACAAGTGCTCAGCTCAAGATCAATGAGGCCAATGCCAAAACCGAGATATTGGCAGGACTTATTTCTGATGCCGCCAGTTTTGATCCTGTCTATAGTGATGCACTTGATGAAGAGGGTAATCCTGTCATTCTCTATTACCGTGCGCTTGATTCTTCGGGTAGTATAATTGGATATGCATTCTTCCAGACTCAGACCGGAGCACAGGGAATGATAGTTGTTGCAGGAGCTGTAGACTCCACGTTCTCCTATGTATTTGGAATGGACGTTCTAAGCCATTCAGAGACTCCAGGACTGGGTGCTAAGATCGTGAATGACGATTTCCAGTCTCAGTTCATTGATGTTCCTCTAGCTTCACTAAGTCTCTCCAAAGATGGTGGAGCAATTGATGCAATAACTGGTGCAACGATATCTTCAAGAGCGGTAGTAGATGCCTTGAATACAAAAATAACTGAAATTGAAGGGGCAGAGGAGTGA
- a CDS encoding flavodoxin domain-containing protein — MPRLAIVYLSTQGSTKMMAEAIAEGAREKHVDVDVNSFYEWDPAEVAKYDAICIGSSTFYYTMLEPIAKFLDKLIEIGIEGKLGAAFGSYGWSGEAPVLIAEKLRKAGVEVIDPVLRIQYIPNEKDLAECIRLGKDLAKKMKKKE, encoded by the coding sequence ATGCCAAGACTAGCTATAGTATACCTTAGCACCCAGGGAAGTACAAAAATGATGGCAGAAGCCATTGCTGAAGGTGCACGTGAAAAACATGTAGACGTTGATGTCAATAGTTTTTATGAATGGGACCCGGCAGAAGTTGCAAAATACGATGCCATATGCATAGGTTCGTCCACATTCTATTACACAATGCTTGAACCCATAGCTAAATTTCTGGACAAATTAATTGAGATAGGGATTGAAGGTAAATTGGGTGCAGCTTTCGGGTCTTACGGATGGAGCGGGGAAGCACCTGTATTAATTGCTGAAAAACTCAGAAAGGCTGGTGTAGAAGTAATTGACCCGGTATTAAGAATCCAGTACATACCAAATGAAAAAGATCTGGCTGAATGTATCAGACTTGGAAAAGACCTGGCTAAGAAAATGAAAAAGAAAGAGTGA
- a CDS encoding histone family protein — MTIIPFAPIERVIRNAGAQRVSESAGMALTDILEEYGLEISREAIKLAEHAGRKTVKAEDINLAKDMLGK, encoded by the coding sequence ATGACAATAATTCCGTTTGCACCTATTGAGAGAGTTATAAGAAATGCCGGAGCACAGAGAGTAAGCGAATCCGCAGGAATGGCACTCACCGACATACTTGAAGAATACGGTCTTGAGATCTCCAGGGAAGCTATCAAGCTCGCAGAACACGCTGGCAGAAAGACAGTGAAAGCTGAAGATATCAACCTTGCAAAAGATATGCTGGGAAAATAA
- the rnfC gene encoding Rnf electron transport complex subunit RnfC: MEIKKLDTLPEKIIIPLRQHRGAVCEPLVKKGDRVLIGQKIGESAEYQSSAVHSSVCGEVIAIEEAAHPDGNKVMSVIIQPEDSNESVAFSACKDVKPDQLAKFIKESGIVEHYGIPTHTVLRPKGKKIDTVLINATSSEWIGGTFKTPGDYASQMLDALKLLMKAAGAKKGAIVLRTDDKESIDAFEGIEVNKKKLKVAPLIGSRNVGYYFNEQNSDIVIVSQERIFGKKILNFFTYRVTGRKVKIGCDPTDVGVAVCGIKSAKALYDAVQTGVPFYDTVVSVEGVSNKMEYILVRIGTPFKDVIDSYGYTGAIGKIIANGVRTGVAQYTDQVPVTKGTTRITIQKPEEVIRDEAIECIHCARCVDVCPVELIPSRLAVMADQGRFDESRQIHVENCIECGDCAAVCPSKIPILQLIRYAKDAIEMAYEDLPEKESSNLKVGCGCGGE, translated from the coding sequence GTGGAAATCAAGAAATTAGATACATTACCGGAAAAGATCATTATTCCGCTCAGGCAGCACAGGGGTGCTGTCTGTGAACCCCTTGTGAAGAAAGGTGACAGGGTTCTCATTGGACAGAAAATAGGTGAAAGTGCTGAATATCAATCTTCTGCAGTTCACTCAAGTGTCTGTGGTGAGGTCATTGCCATAGAAGAGGCAGCTCATCCGGATGGCAACAAGGTGATGAGTGTTATCATCCAGCCTGAAGACAGCAATGAAAGTGTTGCATTTTCAGCATGCAAGGATGTAAAGCCGGATCAGCTTGCAAAGTTCATTAAGGAATCAGGTATAGTAGAACACTACGGAATACCAACCCACACAGTCCTAAGACCAAAGGGTAAGAAGATCGATACTGTACTTATCAATGCAACATCATCCGAATGGATCGGTGGTACTTTCAAGACTCCTGGAGATTATGCTTCCCAGATGCTAGATGCCTTAAAACTTCTTATGAAGGCAGCAGGCGCTAAGAAAGGTGCTATCGTATTGAGGACTGATGATAAGGAATCAATCGATGCATTTGAAGGAATTGAAGTTAACAAAAAGAAGCTAAAAGTAGCTCCTCTTATCGGAAGCCGCAATGTAGGCTACTATTTCAATGAGCAGAATTCAGACATTGTTATTGTTTCCCAGGAGCGTATCTTTGGTAAAAAGATCCTTAATTTCTTCACTTACAGAGTAACAGGAAGAAAGGTCAAAATCGGCTGTGATCCAACAGATGTAGGAGTTGCTGTTTGTGGAATCAAATCTGCAAAAGCACTTTATGATGCAGTTCAAACCGGTGTTCCATTCTATGATACTGTTGTTTCAGTTGAAGGTGTTTCTAACAAGATGGAATATATTCTTGTAAGAATCGGAACACCATTCAAGGATGTTATTGATTCATACGGTTACACTGGCGCAATTGGTAAGATCATTGCCAATGGAGTAAGGACTGGTGTGGCACAATATACTGATCAGGTTCCTGTAACAAAAGGAACTACCAGAATAACCATCCAGAAACCAGAAGAGGTTATCAGGGATGAAGCAATAGAATGTATCCACTGCGCACGCTGTGTGGATGTCTGTCCTGTAGAACTTATACCAAGCCGCCTTGCTGTAATGGCAGACCAGGGTCGCTTTGACGAAAGCAGACAGATACACGTTGAGAACTGCATTGAATGTGGTGACTGTGCAGCAGTCTGTCCTTCCAAGATTCCAATATTACAGCTTATCAGGTATGCAAAGGATGCAATTGAGATGGCATACGAAGACTTACCTGAAAAAGAGTCATCCAATCTTAAAGTTGGATGTGGCTGTGGAGGTGAGTAA
- a CDS encoding ion channel, giving the protein MLVLIVLSGILVYFIGGKEYGFSSLLIAVYWSFSTAFTIGYGDIVPHAGFAYTIGLFLPIFGYLLIIIPFLIIVLDILESFYCLLYTVVKD; this is encoded by the coding sequence ATGTTAGTTTTGATAGTTTTATCCGGAATATTAGTTTACTTCATAGGTGGCAAAGAATATGGATTTTCATCTTTGTTGATCGCAGTTTACTGGTCTTTTTCCACAGCTTTTACTATAGGCTACGGGGATATTGTTCCTCATGCAGGTTTTGCATATACAATTGGACTATTTTTGCCGATATTTGGTTATCTACTGATAATAATACCATTCCTGATTATTGTATTGGATATCCTTGAATCATTTTATTGTCTCTTGTACACGGTAGTAAAAGATTGA
- a CDS encoding replication factor C small subunit: MKEEIWIEKYRPFKLDDVVGQKETVERLKSYIKTRNLPHLLFSGPPGVGKTATSVSIARELFGESWRENFTELNASDERGIDVVRTKIKNFAKTTPIGGADFKIIFLDEADALTSDAQSALRRTMERYTNNCRFILSCNYSSKIIEPIQSRCAVYRFRPLSDEAVAERVRFVANNENLDIADDGVDAIKYVAQGDMRKAINALQAAALIADTIHKDAIYKITATARPEQVKELITTALEGSFSAARKHLDSLLLEQGLSGEDVVGQIYRAMFDVDIPEKKMVELIDVIGEIDFRLTEGANERIQLECLLAHFALSGKECN; this comes from the coding sequence ATTAAAGAAGAGATATGGATTGAAAAGTATAGGCCCTTTAAGCTTGACGATGTGGTCGGCCAGAAAGAGACTGTAGAAAGGCTCAAATCGTACATCAAAACGAGAAACCTTCCACATCTTTTGTTCTCAGGTCCTCCCGGAGTTGGAAAAACCGCAACTTCCGTGTCAATTGCACGTGAGCTTTTCGGTGAATCATGGCGTGAGAATTTCACCGAGCTTAATGCTTCTGATGAACGTGGAATTGATGTTGTCAGGACAAAGATAAAGAACTTTGCAAAAACAACACCTATTGGCGGTGCAGATTTCAAGATAATTTTCCTTGATGAGGCAGATGCTTTAACATCTGATGCGCAGTCTGCGCTCAGGCGTACCATGGAACGTTACACAAACAACTGTCGTTTCATTCTGTCATGCAATTACTCATCCAAGATTATTGAGCCTATCCAGTCAAGATGTGCAGTCTACAGGTTCCGTCCGTTGTCTGATGAAGCTGTGGCAGAACGTGTAAGATTTGTGGCTAATAATGAGAATCTGGATATTGCAGACGATGGTGTGGACGCTATCAAATATGTTGCACAGGGCGATATGCGAAAAGCTATCAATGCTCTCCAGGCAGCAGCTCTGATTGCTGATACGATCCACAAGGATGCAATATACAAGATTACTGCAACAGCACGTCCGGAACAGGTGAAAGAACTGATCACGACTGCTCTGGAAGGAAGCTTCAGTGCTGCAAGAAAACACCTGGACAGTCTTTTGCTTGAGCAAGGTCTTTCCGGAGAGGACGTTGTGGGCCAGATATACAGGGCTATGTTTGACGTTGATATTCCTGAAAAGAAGATGGTTGAACTGATTGATGTCATCGGTGAGATTGATTTCAGGCTTACAGAAGGTGCCAATGAAAGAATACAGCTTGAATGTCTGCTGGCACACTTTGCATTATCAGGAAAGGAATGTAATTGA
- the rnfA gene encoding Rnf electron transport complex subunit RnfA — MAEDALFSIFMDGLFIKNFLLIQFLGLCSFVGVTKDIKSAAGMSGAVVFVMAMASTVSYLLYTYILVPTKMEFLDLISFIVVIAALVQLVEFVVRKNIPSLYRSLGIYLPLITTNCAVLGAVILNENAGYNFAQSVVFGTSAGLGYTIVMLMMAGIRERSTFVNVPSAIRGLPQAFFIALMLSMAFVNYFWVIPI; from the coding sequence ATGGCAGAAGATGCATTATTCTCAATCTTTATGGATGGTCTGTTCATTAAGAACTTCCTGTTGATCCAGTTCCTTGGATTATGCTCCTTTGTGGGTGTGACCAAAGATATTAAAAGTGCTGCAGGAATGTCAGGAGCTGTCGTTTTCGTCATGGCAATGGCATCAACTGTGTCGTATCTGCTCTACACTTATATTCTGGTTCCGACAAAGATGGAATTCCTTGACCTTATCAGTTTCATTGTTGTTATTGCAGCACTAGTACAGCTGGTAGAGTTCGTTGTAAGGAAAAATATACCTTCTCTATACAGGTCACTTGGTATCTATCTCCCGCTCATTACTACAAACTGTGCGGTGCTGGGTGCTGTAATCCTGAATGAGAATGCAGGTTACAACTTTGCACAGAGTGTCGTATTCGGTACCTCAGCAGGTCTTGGATACACTATTGTTATGCTAATGATGGCCGGTATTAGGGAACGTTCTACATTTGTGAACGTACCTTCAGCAATTAGAGGACTTCCACAGGCATTTTTCATAGCACTGATGCTTTCTATGGCTTTTGTTAACTACTTCTGGGTGATTCCAATATGA
- a CDS encoding DUF4870 domain-containing protein has translation MTYKTKVGLNENIVAALSYVGFWITGIIFLLIEPDNKFVRFHAMQSLLIFLPLSLIIFIVGWIPYVGWIIADFLGFGSLFFILVLVIMALKGTMLKIPVVGSYAYKLIYQ, from the coding sequence ATGACATATAAGACAAAGGTTGGTCTGAACGAAAATATCGTAGCAGCCCTTAGTTATGTAGGATTCTGGATCACAGGGATAATCTTCCTGCTCATTGAGCCGGACAACAAGTTTGTCAGGTTCCATGCAATGCAGTCACTGCTGATATTCCTCCCACTTTCACTTATCATCTTTATAGTGGGATGGATACCATATGTTGGCTGGATCATAGCCGATTTCCTTGGATTCGGTTCATTGTTCTTCATACTGGTGCTTGTTATAATGGCACTTAAGGGTACAATGCTCAAGATCCCTGTTGTGGGCAGTTACGCTTACAAGCTTATTTACCAGTAA
- a CDS encoding RPA family protein produces the protein MVEREVAYRMFAREFNDSRFHLYSSSPSDQDIYSPNFLISPTGVKVNRVLIVGVVTEVDRLSEQKGSERDLWRARISDPTGAFTIYAGSYQSEASVFLSTIQVPSYVMVLGKVRSYEPGDGSVFVSLRPEEMNYVDESIRDRWIVDTAEITLNRLDEFDKFFSGDTGEGKLMDRIRTSGVPDSSAGGMCLSLDYYRNDAEYYDSLRDDVRKALCSIRKSVGTTEDIDYEAEVQSIAEELDDGNGFEYIAFINKAISMNIPEKLADSKLKILLSKGHLYEPRAGIFKVIH, from the coding sequence ATGGTTGAGAGAGAAGTTGCATACAGGATGTTTGCCAGGGAGTTCAATGATTCCCGTTTCCATCTATATTCGTCATCACCATCCGATCAGGATATCTATTCACCTAATTTCCTCATAAGTCCCACAGGGGTTAAAGTAAACAGGGTACTTATTGTGGGTGTTGTTACGGAAGTTGACCGTCTCTCTGAGCAAAAAGGCAGTGAAAGGGATTTGTGGAGAGCACGCATCTCTGATCCGACCGGAGCATTCACTATCTATGCCGGAAGCTACCAGTCTGAAGCATCTGTTTTTCTGTCAACGATACAGGTTCCATCGTATGTGATGGTACTTGGAAAGGTTCGTTCATACGAGCCGGGAGATGGTTCTGTATTTGTTTCCCTGCGTCCTGAGGAAATGAATTATGTTGATGAATCCATCCGTGACAGGTGGATTGTGGACACTGCTGAAATAACGCTTAATCGTCTTGATGAATTTGATAAGTTCTTTTCAGGTGATACCGGTGAAGGAAAACTTATGGACAGGATCCGGACCAGCGGTGTGCCAGATTCATCTGCAGGAGGTATGTGTCTCTCACTTGATTACTACCGCAATGATGCAGAATATTATGATTCATTGAGGGATGATGTAAGGAAAGCTCTCTGTTCAATAAGGAAGTCCGTTGGTACGACTGAAGATATCGATTATGAAGCCGAGGTCCAGTCGATTGCCGAGGAACTTGATGACGGCAACGGATTTGAGTATATTGCTTTTATTAACAAAGCAATATCCATGAATATTCCGGAAAAGCTTGCAGATTCCAAATTAAAGATACTTCTTTCAAAAGGTCATCTTTATGAACCCAGAGCCGGAATTTTTAAAGTGATACATTAG
- a CDS encoding COG2426 family protein produces the protein MSLEATVLGLLSSFPHWLATMVIGALPVFELRGAIPIALFEFHMSPASAFIFAVLGNMLPVVPLLLFLDPVSTYLRRYSLFDKFFSWLFGRTQRNHSERFEKYGTLALTLFVAVPLPVTGAWTGCAAAFVFGIKFRHAFPAILAGVLIAGVIVSSVTLGGIGLLDLIS, from the coding sequence TTGAGTCTTGAAGCAACAGTACTAGGCTTACTTTCCTCTTTTCCTCATTGGCTTGCAACCATGGTAATCGGTGCATTGCCGGTATTTGAATTGAGGGGAGCAATTCCTATTGCTTTGTTTGAGTTCCATATGAGTCCTGCTTCTGCATTCATTTTTGCAGTATTGGGTAACATGCTTCCTGTTGTTCCTTTACTCCTGTTCCTCGATCCGGTTTCCACTTATCTTCGCCGCTATTCCCTATTTGATAAATTCTTTTCATGGCTTTTCGGAAGAACACAACGTAACCATTCGGAAAGATTTGAGAAATATGGTACACTTGCCCTGACGCTCTTTGTTGCAGTTCCGCTGCCTGTTACAGGTGCGTGGACCGGATGCGCTGCAGCATTTGTTTTTGGTATCAAGTTCCGTCATGCATTTCCGGCAATACTTGCAGGAGTACTAATAGCAGGAGTAATAGTAAGTAGTGTTACATTAGGCGGAATAGGTCTGTTAGACCTCATCAGCTGA
- a CDS encoding Single-stranded DNA binding protein, which produces MEEKIAPHIDELTMALGNISREEISRELDKLLKYRVPLDEAKRMIKSKYLPVSSNIVSVKDLSPGLNGIEISGRIIDIVEKTVSIQGEQKTIFSGTLGDGTGICSFTCWDDMSLKSGDAIRIKNAYTRLWNNRPELYFGKRSTIIYLQDDELPESEEMSHSNLKKLGDIVPADVLVSSVVLIVEMYHREIMLKGEEVTVVEGVLADETGKLPFTSWTPLGGPDIGDYIRFEGASVRIFRGLPSINFTETTSIEKISDAAGLPFTMESVNKASSSIPIEKLLEKEGMFDVTVSGNIISVRSGSGLIERCPQCNRVTQKSSCRSHGEVECITDMRIKAILDDGTGAVHLMLNRELSETVYGKSMHDAEKMAQSSLSNEAVFEDMKKVLTGKYLAARGNSSRNEFGVSLVARSVWVPENNVEKRIEELLERMDAGCDK; this is translated from the coding sequence ATGGAAGAGAAAATCGCGCCACATATAGACGAATTAACCATGGCGCTTGGAAACATTAGCAGGGAAGAGATCAGCAGAGAGCTTGACAAACTTTTGAAATATCGGGTTCCTCTGGATGAAGCTAAACGAATGATAAAAAGCAAATATCTTCCAGTTTCATCTAATATTGTAAGTGTCAAAGACCTTTCCCCGGGATTAAATGGCATTGAAATAAGCGGACGTATAATTGATATTGTTGAAAAAACCGTATCAATACAGGGTGAACAGAAAACCATATTTTCAGGAACTCTTGGTGATGGGACTGGCATCTGTTCTTTTACATGCTGGGATGACATGTCCTTAAAGTCAGGTGATGCGATACGCATTAAGAACGCTTATACACGCCTCTGGAACAACCGGCCTGAACTCTATTTTGGAAAAAGATCAACGATAATATACCTTCAGGATGATGAGCTTCCGGAATCGGAAGAGATGTCCCATTCAAATCTCAAAAAACTGGGTGACATTGTTCCTGCAGATGTACTTGTAAGCTCAGTAGTATTGATCGTGGAGATGTATCATCGTGAGATAATGCTCAAAGGTGAGGAAGTAACTGTTGTTGAAGGTGTCCTGGCAGACGAGACTGGTAAACTGCCGTTCACTTCATGGACTCCTCTGGGCGGGCCTGACATTGGTGATTACATTCGTTTTGAAGGCGCATCTGTGAGGATATTCAGGGGTCTTCCATCCATTAATTTCACAGAGACAACTTCCATTGAAAAAATCTCAGATGCAGCAGGACTTCCATTTACAATGGAATCGGTAAATAAGGCAAGTTCTTCTATTCCCATTGAAAAACTCCTTGAGAAAGAAGGAATGTTTGATGTGACAGTCAGTGGTAATATAATATCTGTCAGATCAGGCTCAGGACTTATTGAGCGCTGTCCACAATGCAATCGTGTAACACAGAAATCTTCCTGTCGTTCCCATGGGGAAGTGGAATGTATTACGGACATGCGCATAAAAGCCATTCTTGATGACGGCACAGGTGCAGTTCACCTGATGCTTAACAGGGAACTTTCTGAGACCGTTTACGGTAAAAGCATGCACGATGCTGAGAAAATGGCACAGAGTTCACTTTCCAATGAAGCTGTGTTTGAAGATATGAAAAAAGTGCTTACCGGAAAATATCTTGCAGCCAGGGGGAACTCATCCAGAAATGAATTCGGAGTTTCACTTGTTGCCAGGTCTGTATGGGTTCCTGAAAATAATGTTGAGAAGCGTATTGAAGAACTTCTGGAACGAATGGATGCAGGATGTGATAAGTAA
- the rnfD gene encoding Rnf electron transport complex subunit RnfD, whose protein sequence is MTYTISAPPHKKTKLDFKTLNFSKIIALLPLCLAAIYFFGIPALGIIVASVVTAVVTEFAIQTIFKQKITIGDGHAAMLGLMLALLIPPEAPIWIPIFAAFFAITIGKHVFGGIGSYIFNPVLVAWIFTRSAWASYMTPASIPHIGQFSDLILEHGAGLMVGVSPILLIGGVYLIYKRYIDWRVPLAFFATMIILPQTLLFVSGVMALVHEGSLNPLMYMSQMFALLSPSPELSYSMIGIVFFGILFLATDTATSPVTKKGRIVYGITCGLLVFIYGYFANYVDGLIYGIFLANCVASFIEMNTMPASFGTMSCAEKAYRRVMDKIPSSLKFEVVNNE, encoded by the coding sequence ATGACATATACAATTTCAGCTCCTCCTCATAAGAAAACAAAATTAGATTTCAAGACATTAAACTTTAGCAAGATAATTGCTCTGCTTCCGCTTTGTCTTGCAGCAATATACTTCTTTGGCATTCCTGCCCTTGGTATTATTGTTGCTTCAGTGGTGACTGCTGTGGTTACTGAGTTTGCCATACAGACAATTTTCAAGCAAAAAATAACAATTGGCGATGGCCATGCTGCCATGCTGGGACTCATGCTGGCATTACTTATCCCGCCGGAAGCTCCTATATGGATACCAATTTTTGCAGCATTCTTTGCAATAACCATTGGTAAACACGTGTTCGGAGGCATTGGTTCTTACATATTCAATCCGGTTCTTGTTGCATGGATCTTTACAAGGAGTGCCTGGGCATCTTATATGACTCCTGCATCTATTCCTCATATCGGTCAGTTCTCTGATCTTATACTTGAGCATGGTGCAGGTCTTATGGTGGGCGTTTCCCCAATACTGCTTATTGGTGGTGTCTATCTTATCTACAAGAGATATATTGACTGGAGAGTTCCGCTTGCATTTTTTGCAACAATGATAATATTGCCACAGACACTGCTTTTCGTATCAGGTGTAATGGCTCTTGTTCATGAAGGTAGTCTGAATCCATTGATGTACATGTCACAGATGTTTGCACTGCTCAGTCCAAGTCCTGAGCTTTCATATTCAATGATAGGAATCGTCTTCTTCGGAATACTCTTCCTGGCAACGGACACTGCAACATCTCCTGTGACCAAGAAAGGACGTATTGTTTACGGAATTACATGTGGTTTACTTGTCTTCATCTATGGTTACTTCGCTAACTACGTTGATGGATTGATATATGGTATATTCCTTGCAAACTGTGTTGCATCATTTATTGAAATGAACACAATGCCTGCATCATTCGGTACAATGTCATGTGCAGAAAAAGCATACAGGCGTGTAATGGATAAGATCCCATCATCTTTGAAGTTCGAGGTGGTCAACAATGAGTGA
- the rnfE gene encoding Rnf electron transport complex subunit RnfE, whose translation MDPLSEFIRGITRDNPTFGLVLGLCPTLAVTTSVENAIGMAAGTAFVLVCSNMLVSSLRKLIPATVRLPIFIIIIATFVSIVDMIMEAYSPSMYAALGVFIPLIVVNCIIIGRAEAYANKNNVFYSFIDGLGTSTGFLLVLMLIGGIRELLGTGQIVTFGYTLINLPVNPSITTMILAPGAFLTIGALMGIVNYQKEKKMAKGG comes from the coding sequence ATGGATCCTTTAAGTGAATTTATACGTGGTATTACAAGGGACAACCCGACCTTCGGCCTTGTCCTGGGTCTTTGTCCTACACTGGCAGTAACCACATCGGTGGAAAACGCCATAGGTATGGCTGCAGGTACTGCATTTGTACTTGTATGTTCGAATATGCTGGTCTCATCCCTGAGGAAACTGATTCCTGCGACAGTGAGACTTCCAATATTCATCATAATCATTGCGACTTTCGTGTCTATAGTAGATATGATAATGGAAGCGTATTCGCCGTCGATGTATGCGGCGTTAGGTGTTTTCATACCTCTCATCGTCGTAAACTGTATCATTATCGGACGTGCAGAAGCTTATGCAAATAAGAATAATGTCTTCTACTCATTCATAGATGGTCTTGGTACATCAACAGGTTTCCTGCTTGTACTAATGCTAATCGGTGGCATAAGGGAACTTCTTGGTACTGGTCAGATAGTGACCTTTGGTTATACTCTGATCAACTTGCCGGTCAATCCTTCAATAACCACAATGATATTGGCACCGGGTGCTTTCCTGACCATCGGAGCATTGATGGGAATTGTGAACTATCAGAAAGAAAAGAAGATGGCAAAGGGTGGTTAA